From a single Nitrogeniibacter mangrovi genomic region:
- the dapC gene encoding succinyldiaminopimelate transaminase: protein MNPDLDRLQPYPFEKLRALFAGIEPPTNLRPIRLSIGEPRHPTPQIVMDAMAANLDGLATYPLTSGSDALRTAIARWLERRYGLEAVDAATQVLPVNGSREALFAFGQCVVDGSTADPLVVCPNPFYQIYEGAALLAGARPLFINTVEAADFAFDLGALDADTLLKVQLVYVCSPGNPTGHVMNQHEWDTLFALSDEFGFVIAADECYSEIYFDETTPPLGALQAARAAGRHDFRNLVSFSSLSKRSNVPGLRSGFVAGDAAILRQFLRYRTYHGCAMGPTMQAASIAAWNDEAHVAENRRLYRDKFDRIIPMLAPHLGIRKPDAGFYLWARTPGSDTEFARGLQAEYNVTVLPGSYLARDTDTGNPGAGYVRIALVATPEECIEAAERIVAFCRAAT from the coding sequence GTGAATCCCGATCTCGACCGACTCCAGCCCTACCCCTTCGAAAAGCTCCGCGCCCTGTTCGCGGGCATCGAACCGCCGACGAATCTGCGCCCGATCCGCCTGTCGATCGGCGAGCCACGTCACCCGACGCCGCAGATCGTGATGGACGCCATGGCGGCCAACCTGGACGGCCTGGCCACCTATCCGCTCACCAGCGGTTCGGACGCCCTTCGCACCGCCATCGCCCGCTGGCTGGAGCGCCGCTACGGGCTCGAAGCGGTCGACGCCGCCACCCAGGTGCTGCCGGTCAACGGCTCGCGCGAAGCGCTGTTCGCCTTCGGCCAGTGCGTGGTGGACGGCAGCACGGCCGACCCGCTGGTGGTGTGCCCGAACCCCTTCTACCAGATCTACGAAGGCGCGGCCCTGCTCGCCGGGGCGCGCCCGCTGTTCATTAACACCGTCGAAGCGGCCGACTTCGCCTTCGACCTGGGCGCGCTGGATGCGGACACCCTGCTCAAGGTGCAGCTCGTGTACGTGTGTTCGCCGGGCAATCCCACCGGCCACGTGATGAACCAGCACGAATGGGACACCCTGTTCGCGCTCTCGGACGAATTCGGTTTCGTCATCGCCGCGGACGAGTGCTATTCGGAGATCTACTTCGACGAGACCACCCCGCCACTGGGGGCGCTGCAGGCGGCCCGCGCGGCCGGCCGGCATGACTTCCGCAATCTGGTCAGTTTTTCCAGCTTGTCGAAACGCTCCAACGTGCCCGGCCTGCGCTCCGGCTTCGTGGCCGGCGACGCGGCCATCCTGCGCCAGTTCCTGCGCTACCGCACCTACCATGGCTGCGCCATGGGCCCGACCATGCAGGCCGCCTCGATCGCGGCGTGGAACGACGAGGCCCACGTGGCCGAGAACCGCCGCCTGTATCGGGACAAGTTCGACCGCATCATCCCCATGCTGGCGCCGCATCTGGGCATCCGCAAACCGGACGCCGGATTCTATCTGTGGGCGCGCACCCCGGGCAGCGACACGGAGTTCGCCCGCGGCCTGCAGGCTGAATATAATGTGACGGTTCTGCCGGGCAGCTATCTGGCCCGGGACACCGACACCGGCAACCCCGGCGCGGGCTACGTGCGCATCGCGCTGGTGGCCACCCCCGAGGAATGCATCGAAGCGGCCGAGCGCATCGTCGCGTTCTGCCGCGCAGCGACCTGA
- the dapD gene encoding 2,3,4,5-tetrahydropyridine-2,6-dicarboxylate N-succinyltransferase: protein MQELQQIIDDAFENRASLSPSDAPASIRDAVEQVIAGLDDGSLRVAEKKDGQWVVNQWIKKAVLISFRLRDNALMPGGATNYFDKVATKFGDYTPEQFQQGGFRVVPPATARKGSFIGKNVVLMPSYVNIGAYVDEGTMVDTWATVGSCAQIGKNVHLSGGVGIGGVLEPVQAGPVIIEDNVFVGARSEIVEGVVVEENAVISMGVYIGQSTKIYDRETGTFSYGRVPAGAVVVPGSLPSADGKYSLYCAVIVKRVDAQTRAKTGINELLRGA from the coding sequence ATGCAAGAGCTCCAGCAAATCATCGACGACGCCTTCGAGAACCGTGCCAGCCTGTCGCCGAGCGACGCCCCGGCGTCCATCCGCGACGCGGTCGAGCAGGTCATCGCCGGCCTGGACGACGGCAGCCTGCGCGTTGCCGAGAAGAAGGATGGCCAGTGGGTGGTCAACCAGTGGATCAAGAAGGCGGTGTTGATCTCCTTCCGCCTGCGTGACAACGCCCTGATGCCCGGCGGCGCCACCAACTATTTCGACAAGGTGGCCACCAAGTTCGGCGACTACACCCCGGAGCAGTTCCAGCAGGGCGGCTTCCGCGTGGTGCCGCCGGCGACCGCACGCAAGGGCAGCTTCATCGGCAAAAACGTGGTGCTGATGCCCTCTTACGTGAACATCGGCGCCTACGTGGATGAAGGCACCATGGTCGACACCTGGGCCACCGTGGGCTCCTGCGCCCAGATCGGCAAGAACGTGCACCTGTCCGGCGGCGTGGGCATCGGCGGCGTGCTCGAGCCGGTCCAGGCCGGCCCGGTGATCATCGAGGACAACGTCTTCGTCGGCGCCCGTTCAGAAATCGTCGAAGGCGTCGTAGTTGAGGAGAACGCTGTCATTTCGATGGGCGTGTACATCGGCCAGAGCACCAAGATCTACGACCGGGAAACCGGCACCTTCAGCTACGGCCGCGTACCGGCCGGCGCCGTGGTGGTGCCGGGCAGCCTGCCCTCGGCAGATGGCAAGTACAGCCTGTATTGCGCGGTGATCGTCAAGCGAGTGGACGCCCAGACCCGTGCCAAGACCGGCATCAACGAGTTGCTGCGGGGCGCCTGA
- a CDS encoding PilT/PilU family type 4a pilus ATPase, which translates to MILDKLFTLMAEKKASDIFITAGIPIHIKIEGESLPINQQSMDPAMIQRMAYEIMTPDQIARFQRDKEMNLSFGRRDLGNFRVNVFWQRNSVAIVVRFIQGDIPTLASLSLPAELGNVIMEKRGLVLVVGATGSGKSTTMASMIDHRNRHRSGHILTIEDPIEYLFKHKKSIINQREIGIDTLDWHQALKNAMRQAPDCILIGEIRDKETMQAALAYAQTGHLCLATLHANNAYHALNRIVNFFPLENRPLLYLDLAVALKCIISQRLVRKPDNTRMPAVELLMNTRHIAELIERGELTGIKEAMEQSLAPGSQTFEQDLFRLYREGTIHLDEALANADSPTNLSWLINNSKLGKNPEADKDAKKKKSDLIDFEETQPDGASFSEFTLNLDDN; encoded by the coding sequence ATGATCCTGGACAAGCTGTTCACCCTGATGGCCGAGAAGAAGGCCTCGGACATCTTCATCACCGCCGGCATACCGATCCACATCAAGATCGAGGGCGAGTCGCTGCCCATCAACCAGCAGTCGATGGATCCGGCCATGATCCAGCGCATGGCCTACGAGATCATGACGCCGGACCAGATCGCGCGCTTCCAGCGCGACAAGGAGATGAACCTCTCCTTCGGCCGGCGGGATCTGGGCAACTTCCGGGTCAACGTGTTCTGGCAGCGCAACAGCGTGGCCATCGTGGTGCGCTTCATCCAGGGCGACATCCCCACCCTGGCCTCCCTGTCGCTGCCGGCCGAGCTGGGCAACGTGATCATGGAAAAGCGCGGCCTGGTGCTGGTGGTGGGGGCGACCGGATCGGGCAAGTCCACCACCATGGCCTCGATGATCGATCACCGCAATCGCCATCGCAGCGGTCACATCCTCACCATCGAGGATCCGATCGAGTATCTGTTCAAGCACAAGAAGTCGATCATCAACCAGCGCGAGATCGGCATCGACACGCTCGACTGGCACCAGGCGCTCAAGAACGCCATGCGCCAGGCGCCCGACTGTATCCTGATCGGCGAGATCCGTGACAAAGAGACCATGCAAGCCGCCCTCGCCTATGCGCAGACCGGTCACCTGTGCCTGGCGACGCTGCACGCCAACAACGCCTATCACGCCCTGAACCGGATCGTGAACTTCTTCCCGCTGGAGAACCGGCCGCTGCTCTATCTCGATCTGGCGGTGGCACTCAAGTGCATCATCTCCCAGCGCCTGGTGCGCAAGCCCGACAACACCCGCATGCCGGCGGTCGAACTGCTCATGAACACCCGCCACATCGCCGAACTGATCGAGCGTGGCGAACTGACGGGCATCAAGGAGGCGATGGAGCAGTCCCTCGCGCCGGGCTCGCAGACCTTCGAACAGGATCTGTTCCGGCTCTACCGGGAGGGGACCATCCATCTGGACGAAGCGCTCGCCAACGCCGACTCGCCCACCAACCTGTCCTGGCTCATCAACAACTCCAAGCTCGGCAAGAACCCCGAGGCCGACAAGGACGCCAAGAAGAAGAAATCGGACCTCATCGACTTCGAGGAAACCCAGCCCGATGGGGCCTCGTTCAGCGAGTTCACCCTGAACCTCGACGACAACTGA
- the dapE gene encoding succinyl-diaminopimelate desuccinylase: MPQTQSSTLALARALIARESVTPDDAGCLELIAERLTPLGFTLERIDRNATSNLWACRGHGGPIVCFAGHTDVVPTGPLERWQSPPFEPSERDGYLYGRGAADMKSSLAAFVTAIEAFVAAHPDHPGRIALLLTSDEEGDATDGTIAVVDTLAARGERLNYCIVGEPTSVDTLGDMVKNGRRGSLSGTLTVKGLQGHIAYPHLAKNPIHLAAPALAELAATVWDQGNEYFPPTSWQMSNIHAGTGANNVIPGSLEVMFNFRFSSACTEDGLKARVHEVLDRHKLDYAIDWRLSGQPYLTPRGTLVDAIGDAIDATCGLRPEISTTGGTSDGRFIARICDEVVEFGPVNATIHKIDERIALDAIEPLAAIYRRTLDNLLLN, translated from the coding sequence ATGCCGCAAACGCAATCCTCCACCCTGGCCCTGGCGCGCGCGCTCATCGCGCGTGAATCGGTCACGCCGGACGACGCCGGCTGCCTCGAGCTCATCGCCGAACGCCTTACGCCGCTGGGCTTCACCCTCGAGCGCATCGACCGCAACGCCACCAGCAACCTGTGGGCCTGCCGGGGCCATGGCGGCCCCATCGTCTGCTTTGCCGGTCACACCGACGTGGTCCCCACCGGCCCGCTCGAGCGCTGGCAATCCCCGCCGTTCGAGCCGAGCGAGCGCGACGGCTACCTCTACGGACGCGGCGCTGCCGACATGAAGAGTTCGCTGGCCGCCTTCGTCACCGCCATCGAAGCCTTCGTGGCGGCGCACCCCGACCATCCGGGCCGCATCGCCCTGCTGCTGACCTCCGACGAGGAGGGCGATGCCACCGACGGCACCATCGCCGTGGTCGACACCCTGGCGGCGCGCGGCGAGCGCTTGAACTACTGCATCGTCGGCGAACCCACCTCGGTCGACACCCTCGGCGACATGGTCAAGAACGGCCGCCGCGGCAGCCTCTCCGGAACACTCACGGTCAAGGGGCTGCAAGGTCACATCGCCTACCCGCACCTGGCGAAGAACCCGATCCACCTGGCCGCGCCGGCGCTGGCGGAGCTGGCGGCCACGGTCTGGGATCAGGGCAACGAATACTTCCCGCCCACGAGCTGGCAGATGTCGAACATCCACGCCGGCACCGGGGCCAACAACGTGATCCCCGGCTCGCTCGAGGTGATGTTCAACTTCCGCTTCTCCTCCGCCTGTACCGAGGACGGCCTCAAGGCCCGCGTGCACGAAGTGCTCGACCGTCACAAGCTCGACTACGCCATCGACTGGCGCCTGTCCGGCCAGCCCTATCTCACACCCCGCGGCACGCTCGTGGACGCCATCGGCGACGCCATCGACGCGACCTGCGGCCTGCGGCCCGAGATCTCCACCACCGGCGGCACCTCCGATGGCCGTTTCATCGCCCGCATCTGCGACGAGGTGGTCGAATTCGGGCCGGTCAACGCCACCATCCACAAGATCGACGAGCGCATCGCGCTGGACGCGATCGAGCCGCTCGCGGCCATCTACCGCCGCACCCTCGACAACCTGCTGCTGAACTGA
- the prmB gene encoding 50S ribosomal protein L3 N(5)-glutamine methyltransferase, which produces MHEHAPHDDEHEHSGPLVELVTLRDWLRYAITRFNRGGLCFGHGSDNAWDEAVYLLLHTLALPLDRLEPFLDACIPIEERIDLLEVIDRRVNNREPAAYITGEAWLGPYRFTVDPRVIIPRSYFANLLAEGLAPWVEDPLAITRAADICTGSACLAILMADAFPGAAIDAVDLSAEALEVAQENVADYGLEEQVTLHAGDTFAPLGTHRYDLILSNPPYVTDEAMGALPEEYRHEPAMSLGAGADGLDVVRKLIAGARSHLNPGGLLLVEVGHNRDLVEAAFPTLPFTWIADGDAEDKIFLLHAEELP; this is translated from the coding sequence ATGCACGAGCACGCCCCTCACGACGACGAACACGAGCACAGCGGCCCGCTGGTCGAACTGGTCACCCTGCGCGACTGGCTGCGCTACGCCATCACCCGCTTCAACCGCGGCGGCCTGTGCTTCGGTCACGGCAGCGACAACGCCTGGGACGAGGCGGTGTACCTGCTCCTGCACACCTTGGCGCTGCCACTCGACCGCCTCGAGCCCTTCCTCGACGCCTGCATCCCGATCGAGGAGCGCATCGACCTGCTCGAGGTCATCGATCGCCGCGTCAACAACCGCGAGCCGGCCGCCTACATCACCGGTGAAGCCTGGCTCGGCCCCTACCGGTTCACGGTGGACCCGCGCGTGATCATTCCACGCTCCTACTTCGCCAACCTGCTCGCCGAGGGCTTGGCGCCCTGGGTCGAGGATCCGCTCGCGATCACCCGCGCGGCCGATATCTGCACCGGCTCCGCGTGCCTGGCCATCCTCATGGCCGACGCCTTCCCCGGCGCCGCCATCGACGCGGTGGACCTGTCCGCCGAAGCCCTCGAGGTCGCGCAGGAGAACGTGGCCGACTATGGGCTCGAGGAGCAGGTCACGCTGCACGCGGGCGACACCTTCGCGCCGCTGGGCACCCACCGCTACGACCTCATCCTCAGTAATCCGCCCTATGTGACCGACGAGGCCATGGGCGCTCTGCCCGAGGAATACCGCCACGAGCCGGCCATGTCGCTGGGCGCCGGTGCCGACGGGCTGGACGTGGTCCGCAAGCTCATCGCCGGTGCGCGCTCGCACCTCAACCCGGGCGGCCTGCTCCTGGTGGAAGTCGGTCACAACCGCGACCTGGTCGAAGCCGCCTTCCCCACCCTGCCGTTCACCTGGATCGCCGACGGCGACGCCGAAGACAAGATCTTCCTGCTGCATGCCGAGGAGCTGCCGTGA
- a CDS encoding PAS domain-containing protein — translation MRARAGRIRLRTKLLVVVLLVQTVTIGLIAATGWQLLDRSAREDAALLEAQIQPLLSAALTPPLVAGDRHAARAIARSALIDNGLSHIEVVSPSGIPLLREPEDTAGDGVDGTQFELTDRNRPLATVRFAVTDRRHASRHGRYFGYMVLAGAVLIMLSAALIALSAIGVTRRLQRLVDAGQQFGTGRMHIRIQDEAKDEIGELARAFNRMAARLSDQFQRLKAKDDRLSLVVQGSSDGIWDWDLMANEVYFSPRFRELLGYHDEAEFRRGFFFSTALHPDDRDRVLAAQYDHLENRSNFDEVYRLRCRDGSYRWFRGRGQARWDGEGKAYRYAGSITDIHAQKLSEAAHRESEERLYYAIRGSSDGIWDWHLKTERYYLSPRFKQLLGYRDDELPNKRSAFLALVHPEDLERIEAQVAHHFKTHEPYDVTYRLRHRDGHYRWFRSRGEAVWDERGQVVRFAGSSGDITEQRRAQESIRALLTEKQAILDNVPVGIAFVEDGQIVAANRRFAELFACEPDDATGRPLTGLLGPAGHDPAGGGQVTREVEIERHDGARRWFFITSQRVNPQRAEDGALWIFADITSLKTTSDALREARELSDAIIRSLPGVFFLLRLPDDIIRWNANLARLAGRDPEQAAAQSLLALFHADDRDTIRGALEQAQAIDQTSVDARLIDPTGRSVPHVFTIVHVELRGVSHLVGIGVDISDRIKAEAEIRALNNALETRVRERTAELTVANKELESFSYSVSHDLSSPLRGIDGFSRMLEEDYAEQLDTTGLGYINRIRAATARMQHLIDDLLKLSRITRDEMHRSDFSLSELATEIGDYLHAESPHRSVHLEIDPDIRIRADRNLMRIVMDNLLRNAWKFTANHPLANLRVGCLHQNGQPVYFVSDDGAGFDMRYADKLFGAFQRLHRDSDFAGTGIGLATVARIIHRHGGRVWAEAEIEKGATFYFTLG, via the coding sequence ATGCGCGCACGCGCTGGCCGCATCCGTCTGCGAACGAAGCTGCTCGTCGTCGTCCTGCTGGTCCAGACGGTCACCATCGGTCTGATCGCCGCGACCGGCTGGCAACTGCTCGATCGCAGCGCACGCGAGGACGCCGCCCTGCTCGAAGCGCAGATCCAGCCCCTGCTGAGCGCGGCACTGACGCCACCACTCGTTGCCGGCGACCGGCACGCGGCACGCGCCATTGCCCGCAGCGCGCTGATCGACAACGGTCTGTCGCACATCGAAGTCGTTTCGCCCTCCGGCATTCCCCTGCTGCGCGAGCCAGAAGACACCGCGGGCGATGGCGTCGACGGTACCCAGTTCGAGCTCACCGATCGCAACCGCCCCCTGGCTACCGTGCGCTTCGCCGTCACCGATCGGCGCCACGCATCCCGCCACGGCCGCTACTTCGGCTACATGGTGCTGGCCGGCGCCGTGCTGATCATGCTGTCTGCGGCGCTGATCGCTCTATCCGCCATCGGGGTGACCCGGCGCCTGCAACGCCTTGTTGACGCCGGACAGCAGTTCGGCACCGGTCGCATGCATATCCGTATCCAGGACGAAGCCAAGGACGAGATCGGCGAGCTGGCGCGGGCCTTCAACCGCATGGCGGCACGGCTCTCCGACCAGTTCCAGCGCCTCAAGGCCAAGGACGATCGTCTGTCCCTGGTGGTCCAGGGCAGCAGCGACGGCATCTGGGACTGGGATCTGATGGCCAACGAGGTGTATTTCTCGCCCCGCTTCCGCGAGTTGCTCGGTTACCACGACGAGGCCGAATTCCGCCGCGGCTTCTTCTTCTCCACCGCCTTGCATCCGGACGATCGCGACCGCGTGCTCGCCGCCCAGTACGACCATCTGGAAAACCGCAGCAACTTCGACGAGGTCTATCGGCTGCGTTGCCGGGACGGCAGCTATCGCTGGTTCCGCGGGCGTGGCCAGGCGCGCTGGGACGGCGAAGGCAAGGCGTACCGATACGCCGGCTCGATCACCGACATCCACGCCCAGAAACTCTCCGAAGCGGCACACCGGGAGAGCGAGGAGCGTCTCTACTACGCCATTCGCGGCTCTTCCGACGGCATCTGGGACTGGCACCTGAAGACCGAGCGCTACTACCTGTCGCCACGCTTCAAGCAACTGCTCGGCTACCGCGACGACGAGCTACCGAACAAGCGCAGTGCCTTCCTGGCCCTCGTTCATCCGGAAGATCTCGAGCGCATCGAAGCCCAGGTCGCTCATCACTTCAAGACCCACGAGCCCTACGACGTCACCTACCGGCTCCGGCATCGCGACGGCCACTACCGATGGTTCCGCAGCCGCGGCGAGGCGGTATGGGACGAACGGGGTCAGGTCGTCCGCTTTGCCGGCTCGAGCGGAGACATCACCGAACAGCGGCGGGCGCAGGAGAGCATCCGCGCGCTGCTCACAGAGAAACAGGCCATCCTTGACAACGTACCGGTGGGCATCGCCTTCGTCGAGGACGGCCAGATCGTCGCCGCCAACCGGCGTTTCGCCGAGCTCTTCGCCTGCGAACCGGACGATGCGACGGGCCGCCCCCTGACCGGGCTGCTCGGCCCGGCCGGCCATGATCCGGCCGGCGGCGGTCAGGTCACCCGGGAAGTGGAGATCGAGCGCCACGACGGTGCCCGGCGCTGGTTCTTCATCACCAGCCAGCGGGTCAATCCGCAACGCGCCGAAGACGGCGCCCTGTGGATCTTCGCCGACATCACCTCGCTCAAGACCACCAGCGACGCCCTGCGCGAAGCGCGCGAACTGTCGGACGCCATCATCCGCAGTCTGCCCGGCGTCTTCTTCCTCCTGCGTCTGCCGGACGACATCATCCGCTGGAACGCCAACCTGGCCCGGCTCGCCGGCCGCGACCCGGAGCAGGCGGCCGCGCAATCCCTGCTCGCCCTGTTCCATGCCGACGATCGCGATACCATCCGCGGCGCACTCGAACAGGCGCAGGCGATCGATCAGACCAGCGTCGACGCCCGCCTGATCGACCCCACCGGGCGCAGCGTGCCCCATGTGTTCACGATCGTTCACGTCGAGCTGCGCGGCGTCAGCCACCTGGTCGGCATCGGCGTGGACATCAGCGATCGCATCAAGGCGGAAGCGGAAATCCGCGCCCTGAACAACGCCCTCGAGACGCGGGTTCGCGAGCGTACCGCCGAACTGACCGTGGCCAACAAGGAACTCGAATCCTTCAGCTACTCCGTGTCCCACGACCTGAGCTCGCCGCTGCGCGGCATCGACGGCTTCTCACGCATGCTCGAGGAGGACTACGCGGAACAGCTCGACACCACCGGACTGGGCTACATCAACCGCATCCGCGCCGCGACTGCACGCATGCAGCACCTGATCGACGATCTGCTCAAGCTCTCGCGGATCACCCGCGACGAGATGCACCGGAGCGATTTTTCGCTCTCTGAGCTGGCCACCGAAATCGGCGACTACCTGCACGCCGAATCTCCCCATCGAAGCGTCCATCTCGAGATCGATCCGGACATCCGCATTCGCGCGGATCGCAACCTCATGCGGATTGTCATGGACAATCTGCTGCGAAACGCGTGGAAATTCACGGCGAATCATCCACTTGCAAACCTGCGTGTCGGCTGCTTGCACCAGAATGGACAGCCGGTGTATTTTGTCAGCGACGACGGCGCCGGATTCGACATGCGTTATGCGGACAAGCTATTCGGCGCTTTTCAACGCTTGCACCGGGACAGTGATTTTGCCGGCACCGGCATCGGACTGGCGACGGTGGCGCGCATCATCCATCGCCATGGCGGGCGCGTCTGGGCCGAGGCCGAGATCGAAAAGGGCGCGACCTTCTATTTCACCCTTGGTTAG
- a CDS encoding response regulator, protein MPTERPILLVEDNPDDEALTLRAFSKNTIPNPVIVARDGVEALDYLFGTGSHEGRDTSVMPAVVLLDLKLPRIDGLEVLKRIRANERTSLLPVVVLTTSKEQQDILEAYRLGANSYIRKPVDFEQFIQAVGQLGVYWLSLNESAEPGAGLPD, encoded by the coding sequence ATGCCGACCGAGCGCCCGATTCTGCTTGTCGAAGACAACCCCGACGATGAAGCGCTGACCCTCCGCGCGTTCAGCAAGAACACCATCCCCAATCCGGTCATCGTGGCCCGCGACGGCGTCGAGGCGCTGGACTACCTGTTCGGCACCGGCAGCCACGAAGGACGCGATACCTCGGTGATGCCGGCCGTGGTCCTGCTCGACCTGAAGCTGCCGCGCATCGACGGCCTCGAAGTGCTCAAGCGCATTCGCGCCAACGAACGCACGTCCCTGCTGCCGGTGGTGGTGCTCACCACCTCCAAGGAACAGCAGGACATCCTCGAGGCCTATCGCCTCGGCGCCAACAGCTACATCCGCAAGCCGGTGGACTTCGAACAGTTCATCCAGGCCGTCGGCCAGCTCGGTGTCTATTGGCTGTCGCTGAACGAGTCCGCCGAGCCGGGCGCGGGGCTGCCCGACTAG
- the iscX gene encoding Fe-S cluster assembly protein IscX produces MKWTDVEEIAIQLSDAHEDVDPTQVNFVDLMNWVLALPEFDDDPGHCGERILEAVQQAWIDEVA; encoded by the coding sequence ATGAAATGGACCGATGTGGAAGAGATCGCGATCCAGTTGTCGGACGCCCACGAGGACGTGGATCCGACGCAGGTGAATTTTGTCGACCTGATGAACTGGGTTCTGGCGCTGCCCGAATTCGATGATGATCCGGGCCACTGCGGCGAGCGGATCCTGGAGGCGGTTCAGCAGGCGTGGATCGACGAAGTGGCGTAA
- the fdx gene encoding ISC system 2Fe-2S type ferredoxin, whose translation MTQIVVLPHVELCPEGAVIEAEAGQSICDALLSNDIEIEHACEKSCACTTCHVIVREGFESLEEADEAEEDLLDRAWGLEPMSRLSCQALVADAPLVVEIPKYTINMVSEGNHG comes from the coding sequence ATGACTCAGATTGTCGTGCTGCCGCATGTGGAGCTGTGTCCGGAAGGGGCGGTCATCGAGGCCGAGGCCGGGCAAAGCATCTGCGATGCACTGCTGTCGAACGATATTGAAATCGAGCACGCTTGCGAGAAGAGCTGTGCGTGCACCACCTGTCACGTGATCGTGCGCGAGGGCTTCGAGTCGCTCGAGGAGGCCGATGAGGCCGAGGAAGATCTGCTCGACAGAGCATGGGGGCTGGAGCCGATGTCACGCCTGTCGTGTCAGGCCCTCGTCGCCGATGCGCCTTTGGTGGTCGAGATTCCGAAGTACACGATCAACATGGTCAGCGAGGGGAACCACGGATGA